The proteins below are encoded in one region of Sulfitobacter sp. SK012:
- a CDS encoding alginate O-acetyltransferase AlgX-related protein, which yields MLMINEKTQMMASVGFLYFLAAIGLSAHMLMEKPAINTSVIDGAMQSIYEKGFTEANPLNDASISVMGTIKYAAFGQAEQGAVVGKDGWLFTSEEFEVSPDFYENMSQSATEIARVQAFLKRKGITLIPVIVPDKADVYAKHLRVSRPAETQTRRKDFFSLLAARNVMALDAYDALRPNDLRANGFIKDDTHWSPTGSRAVAEIVAAHLKNLDVELAPATVTTVQGPKVDFDGDLLQFVPTGALRKVFGPEQNQIATYTTTVEAAGGLFGDANVDVALVGTSFSAKPEWNFTGFLQDALAADVLNFASEGQGPFAPMVAFLASDTFQDTPPKIVVWEIPSRYTSKEMIQ from the coding sequence ATGTTAATGATTAACGAAAAAACTCAAATGATGGCTTCGGTTGGATTCTTGTATTTTTTGGCTGCAATTGGCCTTAGCGCACACATGCTGATGGAGAAGCCAGCCATAAACACCAGCGTCATAGACGGAGCAATGCAGTCGATCTACGAGAAAGGCTTTACCGAGGCTAACCCTCTGAACGATGCGTCAATATCGGTCATGGGCACTATTAAGTATGCGGCTTTTGGGCAAGCAGAACAGGGCGCTGTTGTTGGCAAGGACGGTTGGCTGTTCACGTCGGAAGAGTTCGAAGTGAGCCCTGATTTTTACGAAAACATGTCCCAGTCTGCGACTGAGATCGCGCGTGTTCAAGCATTCCTGAAGCGGAAGGGGATTACGCTAATCCCTGTGATTGTCCCTGACAAAGCAGATGTGTACGCAAAGCATTTGCGGGTTTCTCGCCCAGCTGAAACGCAGACACGTCGGAAAGATTTTTTTTCATTATTGGCCGCAAGAAATGTGATGGCTCTGGATGCCTACGATGCTCTGCGTCCGAACGATCTACGGGCCAATGGGTTCATCAAAGATGATACACATTGGTCTCCAACCGGTAGCCGTGCTGTCGCCGAAATTGTTGCAGCACATCTTAAGAATTTGGATGTCGAACTAGCACCTGCGACGGTCACAACAGTGCAGGGACCAAAAGTAGATTTTGACGGGGACCTGCTGCAATTTGTACCTACTGGAGCATTGCGCAAAGTCTTCGGCCCCGAGCAAAACCAGATCGCCACTTACACAACCACCGTGGAAGCGGCAGGCGGTCTATTCGGTGATGCGAACGTTGACGTTGCATTGGTTGGGACCAGTTTTAGCGCCAAACCCGAATGGAACTTCACTGGATTTTTACAAGATGCCCTTGCGGCAGATGTCCTGAATTTCGCATCTGAAGGCCAAGGCCCATTCGCTCCAATGGTGGCTTTCTTAGCCTCCGACACATTCCAAGACACCCCTCCAAAAATCGTCGTTTGGGAAATTCCCTCGCGCTATACATCCAAGGAAATGATCCAATGA
- a CDS encoding alginate O-acetyltransferase AlgF, with product MNNPSLFAAVCMSFFSTCSPVLADDNSLYAEALPDDASFVRFVGFDGQNSAEFAGFTFDLVADEVGKYIPVSASQLSNITSGSFISVLRAADGELQTIDEGPRTRQSKVALLLVNGTDTQLELRLADGTVAVLEAVAPTTSALREVNPVAISLGVFEADQEAPLATFDVSLRRGQNLSFVADADGVRLIENQFAPLAK from the coding sequence ATGAATAATCCCTCCCTGTTCGCCGCAGTTTGCATGTCTTTCTTTTCAACCTGCTCCCCAGTCCTTGCCGACGACAACAGTTTGTATGCCGAAGCGCTGCCTGACGATGCAAGCTTTGTGCGCTTTGTCGGATTTGATGGTCAAAACAGCGCCGAGTTTGCCGGTTTCACATTCGATTTGGTTGCCGATGAAGTCGGGAAATACATCCCAGTGTCAGCATCCCAACTGAGCAACATCACATCCGGCAGCTTCATATCTGTGCTCCGCGCAGCTGATGGAGAGCTCCAAACGATTGATGAAGGTCCACGGACACGTCAATCCAAAGTGGCTCTATTATTGGTGAATGGCACAGACACGCAGCTAGAACTGCGTTTGGCCGATGGGACTGTCGCAGTGCTCGAAGCTGTTGCGCCGACCACCTCTGCGCTGCGCGAAGTCAATCCTGTGGCCATCAGCTTAGGTGTTTTCGAAGCCGATCAAGAAGCACCGTTGGCGACCTTTGATGTGTCTCTGCGCCGGGGTCAGAACCTCAGCTTTGTGGCGGATGCAGATGGTGTGCGGTTGATCGAAAACCAATTTGCGCCCCTGGCCAAATAA
- a CDS encoding molybdopterin-dependent oxidoreductase: MSLMNTFRATVAILSFASLPALADTLPAPTGKVLLTISGDLNNQTAEAPDGSVTLDLEILKSLGTKVFTTSTIWVEGDVEFTGVSLSDVLDYAGATGATIGAIASNDYKVEIPTDGLEADAPIVAYLMNGSEMSARGKGPLWIVYPYDDDAKYRTEVIYSRSIWQMDRIESVN; the protein is encoded by the coding sequence ATGTCCTTGATGAACACCTTTCGCGCCACCGTAGCCATTCTTTCGTTCGCCTCACTCCCTGCTTTGGCCGACACGCTGCCCGCCCCAACGGGTAAGGTTCTGTTGACCATCTCAGGCGACCTGAACAATCAGACAGCTGAAGCACCGGATGGCAGCGTAACGCTGGACCTAGAGATCCTTAAATCGCTGGGCACCAAAGTATTTACTACTTCTACGATATGGGTCGAAGGAGACGTTGAATTTACCGGAGTTAGCCTAAGCGATGTATTGGACTACGCAGGGGCTACAGGAGCCACTATTGGGGCCATCGCATCAAACGACTACAAGGTAGAAATTCCGACAGACGGGTTGGAAGCAGACGCACCTATCGTCGCTTACTTGATGAACGGTTCAGAAATGTCGGCCCGTGGCAAGGGCCCACTTTGGATTGTTTACCCCTACGACGACGATGCAAAATATCGTACAGAGGTGATCTATTCGCGCTCAATCTGGCAGATGGATCGAATAGAGTCGGTTAACTAG
- a CDS encoding hybrid sensor histidine kinase/response regulator: MFEKNDKARRLVPLAVILVGIFLLAGLAIVITQRMDDLSEAPGDNLTWTLSQVEVDVLILMDEALLTAQAETTDVSDIRRRFDNLYSRTSTLRDAPVFAQMRTDAVFSSQLETLERCLTKLTKIIDSSDAALLANLDPLIDELKRIREEAHAIALTGIGLRSETSDVERKSLARLLFVAAIVSLATILFLAFVLTVIVRQHRLHQDASDAVVRANARLKSTFDVSLDAIVVADTEGVILEFNEAAEAVFGFAASEAVGQEMTDLIVPKHLRAAHTAGMARFNKTQDARLVGKGRIEITGLRKSGEEFPVEISIGMAADHRGTIFISYLRDITERVAAEQDLKSARDEALAAETAKSNFLAVMSHEMRTPLNGIFGTLELLSNSKVTEKQRSFLEIAKRSGDILLHHVNDVLDVSRMDAEKMELVEDSFDLAQFFSDVVTANEATADAQCNVLELQLEKMPKGAVLLDERRMRQVTYNLISNALKFTSNGTVTLRANTFADQDGQMTLEFSVIDTGVGIHAEDQAFVFDRFYTQERSYDRFASGAGLGLAICKQLIDMMGGTISLQSSAGKGSSFTVSLPFEMDEAPQQESTRFEHEVDVTPLEGQEILLVEDNEINRLIFCEMLKLNGMVVYEALNGQEAVDLAQIREYAAILMDVSMPVMNGVDATEIIRSTVGPNQNAKILGLTAHALPDEQARFIAAGMDTVLNKPISQSTLIEALLSVVQANSSYQEASIVSSDIILIDAATFSELEQILKSDLLQRLVSGFEVEITAFLAQIPLLLQQGDMLSLASDTHKSVGSSGMIGAHHFQNLLRELEHAAKAGDEKRVMKCVDDVVSAWPATQSALKAKSYTLG, from the coding sequence TTGTTTGAAAAGAATGATAAGGCGCGCCGTTTAGTACCGCTGGCAGTCATCCTCGTCGGTATATTTTTGCTGGCAGGACTGGCCATCGTCATTACCCAGCGCATGGACGACCTAAGCGAGGCACCGGGCGACAACTTAACTTGGACGCTCTCGCAGGTCGAAGTTGACGTCTTAATTCTGATGGACGAGGCTTTACTCACTGCACAGGCCGAAACGACCGATGTATCTGACATCCGCCGCCGTTTCGACAATCTATACAGCCGAACCAGTACGTTGCGTGATGCGCCTGTGTTTGCACAGATGCGCACGGATGCAGTTTTTAGTAGTCAACTCGAAACGCTCGAAAGATGCTTAACGAAGTTAACGAAAATCATCGACAGCTCTGATGCCGCGCTCTTGGCCAACTTGGACCCTCTAATTGATGAACTGAAACGAATTCGCGAGGAGGCCCATGCCATTGCTTTAACGGGCATTGGGCTGCGTTCAGAGACTTCCGATGTCGAACGAAAATCGCTGGCTCGGTTATTGTTCGTTGCAGCGATTGTAAGTCTTGCGACTATTTTGTTTCTTGCATTCGTTTTAACTGTGATCGTCCGTCAGCATCGCTTGCACCAAGATGCATCTGATGCCGTTGTGAGAGCCAATGCCCGTCTTAAATCAACATTCGATGTGTCCTTAGATGCTATTGTTGTGGCCGACACAGAGGGCGTCATTTTGGAATTCAACGAAGCTGCAGAAGCCGTTTTCGGTTTTGCGGCAAGTGAAGCTGTCGGGCAGGAAATGACCGATCTGATTGTTCCCAAGCACCTGCGTGCAGCCCATACAGCTGGGATGGCACGGTTCAACAAGACGCAAGACGCGCGACTGGTTGGCAAGGGACGGATCGAGATCACGGGCCTGCGAAAATCTGGTGAAGAATTCCCTGTTGAGATTTCAATAGGCATGGCCGCAGATCACCGGGGTACGATTTTCATCTCGTATCTGCGCGACATCACTGAACGCGTGGCCGCCGAACAGGATTTGAAATCGGCGCGTGACGAAGCACTGGCCGCCGAAACTGCGAAGTCCAATTTTCTGGCTGTCATGAGCCATGAAATGCGCACACCCTTGAATGGAATTTTTGGCACACTCGAACTCTTGAGCAATTCCAAAGTAACAGAGAAACAACGCAGTTTCCTGGAAATCGCCAAACGCTCGGGTGACATCTTGTTGCACCACGTCAACGATGTGTTGGATGTGTCGCGCATGGATGCGGAAAAGATGGAACTAGTCGAAGACAGTTTTGATCTGGCACAGTTTTTCTCAGATGTGGTTACTGCGAATGAAGCGACTGCGGATGCGCAATGCAACGTGCTTGAGCTACAACTGGAAAAGATGCCCAAGGGTGCCGTCCTATTGGACGAGCGTAGGATGCGACAGGTCACTTACAACCTGATCAGCAATGCTCTGAAATTTACCTCCAACGGCACCGTAACATTGCGCGCGAACACGTTTGCGGATCAAGATGGCCAGATGACTTTGGAGTTTTCTGTGATCGACACTGGTGTCGGAATTCACGCAGAGGATCAGGCATTTGTTTTCGACCGTTTCTACACCCAAGAGCGATCTTACGATCGATTTGCCTCTGGTGCGGGTCTCGGCTTAGCAATTTGCAAACAATTAATCGACATGATGGGTGGTACGATTTCGTTGCAAAGTAGCGCTGGCAAAGGCTCCAGCTTTACCGTGTCACTGCCATTTGAAATGGATGAAGCACCACAGCAAGAAAGCACCCGGTTCGAACATGAAGTCGACGTGACGCCGCTCGAAGGTCAAGAGATCTTGTTGGTTGAGGACAACGAAATCAACCGGCTGATTTTTTGTGAAATGCTGAAGTTGAATGGGATGGTTGTGTATGAGGCTCTCAATGGCCAAGAGGCGGTAGACCTTGCGCAGATACGAGAGTACGCAGCGATTCTGATGGATGTCAGCATGCCTGTCATGAACGGAGTTGATGCCACCGAGATCATTCGAAGCACTGTTGGTCCCAACCAAAACGCCAAGATTTTAGGATTAACCGCGCATGCACTTCCCGATGAGCAAGCTCGCTTCATAGCTGCGGGAATGGATACGGTTTTGAACAAACCGATATCTCAATCCACTTTGATTGAAGCGTTGCTGTCAGTCGTTCAAGCAAATTCTTCCTATCAAGAAGCTAGCATTGTTTCATCAGACATTATCTTGATCGATGCAGCGACATTTTCTGAACTCGAGCAAATTCTCAAATCAGATCTATTGCAGAGATTGGTCTCAGGTTTTGAAGTTGAAATCACCGCATTTCTTGCCCAAATCCCTTTGCTGTTGCAGCAGGGGGATATGCTAAGCTTAGCCTCTGATACGCACAAATCTGTTGGATCTTCTGGCATGATCGGCGCTCATCATTTCCAAAACCTCTTGCGCGAACTGGAGCATGCCGCGAAGGCTGGTGATGAAAAGCGCGTAATGAAATGTGTAGATGACGTCGTTTCAGCATGGCCGGCCACACAATCTGCACTCAAAGCTAAATCCTATACTTTGGGATAG
- a CDS encoding MBOAT family O-acyltransferase, whose translation MIFSSSIFIFGFLPLFLTVYYAAPKSARSVVILIGSYAFYGWWRLDYLAVVFGMSVISYLAAYVAYTATTTTIKTWAVRLGVAFDLAVLGYFKYTMFAMSGLSDLSVALGGADITVPAIILPIGISFHTFQSISYIIDVSRKDAPPARNLIDFLAFGSLFPQLIAGPVLRYKDLADQFANRTHTPAKFVQGISRFAQGLAMKLLIADNVAPLADRIFALSNPTGTESWLGASAYSIQLLFDFAGYSSMAIGLGLMIGFQFVENFNAPYISQSITEFWRRWHISLSMWLRDYLYLPLGGNRRGAARTYINLAMTMLLGGLWHGANWTFILWGAWHGIWLAFERALGAKSKTQVWPALIAWPLTMTLVMIGWVMFRAASVTEAFNMYAGMIGLNGWSLSASMAWQIQPTEIVALLLGSVISVFGQRLAGMTTDTPAALQLTSTFALMVMACMALLAQTHSPFLYFQF comes from the coding sequence ATGATTTTTTCTAGTTCAATCTTTATCTTCGGCTTCTTGCCCTTGTTTCTTACTGTTTATTACGCCGCTCCAAAATCAGCTCGTTCTGTCGTGATCTTGATAGGCAGTTACGCTTTCTACGGCTGGTGGCGGCTCGATTATTTGGCCGTAGTGTTTGGCATGTCGGTGATTAGCTATTTAGCCGCATATGTGGCTTACACCGCCACCACGACCACGATCAAAACATGGGCCGTTCGCCTTGGCGTCGCCTTCGATTTGGCGGTTCTCGGGTATTTCAAATACACTATGTTTGCGATGTCAGGTCTTAGTGATTTGTCCGTTGCTTTGGGTGGGGCTGACATTACCGTCCCAGCAATCATCCTTCCGATCGGCATCAGCTTTCACACGTTTCAATCAATCAGCTATATCATTGATGTGTCGCGCAAAGACGCGCCACCCGCCCGCAATCTGATCGACTTTCTGGCTTTTGGTTCTTTGTTCCCGCAACTTATTGCAGGTCCGGTTTTGCGCTACAAAGACTTGGCGGATCAGTTCGCTAACCGTACCCATACGCCTGCAAAATTCGTCCAAGGCATCAGCCGGTTTGCCCAAGGGTTGGCAATGAAACTCCTGATCGCAGACAATGTTGCCCCTCTTGCCGACCGGATATTTGCGCTCTCTAATCCAACAGGGACCGAGAGCTGGTTGGGCGCATCGGCCTATTCCATCCAGCTGCTGTTTGATTTCGCGGGTTATTCATCGATGGCCATTGGTCTGGGCCTGATGATTGGTTTTCAGTTCGTCGAAAATTTCAACGCCCCCTACATCAGCCAATCGATCACAGAGTTCTGGCGCCGCTGGCACATCAGCCTTTCTATGTGGTTGCGCGACTATCTGTATTTACCACTAGGTGGCAACCGCCGCGGTGCTGCACGCACCTACATCAACTTAGCAATGACAATGCTGTTGGGTGGATTGTGGCACGGCGCAAACTGGACCTTCATTTTGTGGGGCGCATGGCACGGTATCTGGTTGGCATTTGAGCGCGCTTTAGGAGCGAAATCCAAAACCCAGGTTTGGCCTGCACTGATTGCCTGGCCGCTCACAATGACCCTTGTGATGATTGGTTGGGTCATGTTTCGCGCAGCCTCCGTCACAGAAGCATTCAATATGTATGCAGGGATGATCGGACTTAATGGCTGGTCCTTGTCGGCCTCGATGGCTTGGCAAATTCAACCGACAGAAATTGTTGCCCTGCTCTTGGGCAGTGTGATCTCAGTCTTCGGCCAACGCTTGGCTGGGATGACTACAGACACACCTGCAGCTTTGCAGCTTACCTCTACTTTTGCGTTGATGGTCATGGCCTGCATGGCCCTGCTCGCACAAACTCACTCTCCTTTCCTGTATTTCCAATTTTAA
- a CDS encoding alginate export family protein: MMMSNKVVRFATAALISAVFLTPQASEAGTKKAKVLTAASVFNAEKRKRTKHEVGQRLSYSLYSNVRFQSERNRRRDDDVDDRTESYALHVGFVGRVDLGHGIIAFGHGELDYRSKTTRDGTSSLATRWRTKEALVSFEVNDQARLTVGRMRFSDLNKWVADAAVDGVHFGHRTDKRVTELAAVTGVKDPGASYLFAHHGRVKNNLRYGALALIENDGDENRVHLAGYANAAVSQRFSFELNVGAVAGDAANDKSAGIGFDLRTIHKLGSSKLNPQLMAGFAIGSDGYRQSGLHQNKTYNSGQTQVHRYGYVFRPDLTNLAVGSVAVGIRPSRMLSVDLGFHVYGQPTKSTTGPSARLSGATTGSSSFLGTEVSLAGAWRPNKKSKIEFGAGRFTPGPAYVDQSSATRIYMRVSVYF; the protein is encoded by the coding sequence ATGATGATGAGTAACAAGGTTGTGCGTTTCGCCACTGCGGCGCTTATAAGTGCTGTTTTTTTGACACCTCAAGCCAGTGAAGCTGGCACCAAGAAAGCCAAAGTGCTGACCGCTGCGTCGGTGTTCAATGCTGAAAAACGCAAAAGAACCAAACACGAAGTCGGGCAGCGTTTGTCTTATTCGCTCTATTCCAACGTTCGTTTTCAAAGCGAGCGCAACCGGCGCCGCGACGATGACGTTGATGACCGCACAGAAAGCTATGCGCTACATGTGGGGTTTGTTGGGCGCGTTGATTTGGGTCACGGCATAATCGCATTTGGCCATGGTGAGTTGGATTATCGGTCTAAAACCACCCGTGATGGCACGAGTAGTTTGGCGACACGCTGGAGGACAAAAGAAGCGCTTGTCTCTTTTGAAGTGAACGACCAAGCGCGCCTGACGGTTGGCCGCATGCGATTTTCTGACTTGAACAAATGGGTCGCAGATGCGGCTGTCGATGGTGTTCACTTCGGACATAGAACAGACAAACGAGTGACAGAGCTAGCTGCCGTCACTGGGGTCAAAGATCCAGGCGCTTCTTATTTGTTTGCGCATCACGGCCGCGTAAAGAACAATTTGCGCTACGGCGCGTTGGCTTTGATCGAAAACGACGGTGACGAAAATCGAGTTCACCTTGCGGGGTATGCAAATGCTGCCGTTTCGCAGCGGTTTTCCTTTGAGCTTAATGTCGGTGCCGTTGCTGGTGATGCTGCCAACGACAAATCTGCGGGCATAGGGTTTGATCTCCGTACGATCCACAAGTTGGGCTCAAGCAAGTTAAACCCACAACTGATGGCTGGCTTTGCAATTGGCTCCGATGGCTACCGCCAATCCGGTTTGCACCAGAACAAAACCTACAATAGCGGCCAAACACAGGTCCACCGTTACGGCTATGTGTTTCGCCCTGATCTGACGAACCTGGCCGTTGGGTCGGTTGCTGTCGGCATTCGCCCTTCTCGCATGCTGTCAGTGGACTTGGGTTTTCACGTCTACGGACAACCCACCAAATCAACCACTGGTCCAAGCGCAAGGTTGTCCGGAGCGACCACCGGTAGCTCCTCTTTCTTGGGCACAGAAGTCAGCCTTGCCGGAGCATGGCGCCCCAACAAAAAATCTAAAATCGAGTTCGGTGCGGGCCGCTTTACCCCCGGTCCGGCCTATGTCGATCAATCCTCTGCAACACGGATTTACATGCGTGTATCCGTATATTTTTAA
- a CDS encoding alginate O-acetyltransferase AlgX-related protein: protein MNRTLTHLILAATMAYAAPASAAPFCADLGIQDQLPKKYQKRGPFYSDVSTGWIIGHDQLKDKYAVTDETTAMWQNIKAEFDKHGVELVVMAAPPRPLFASDEAIDAMGLPNDVDLSEIKTGFSAYIAALNSAGITAPDLSVIADSPTAEEFYFARDTHWTPTGAALSAAHLNAAMRNGSVQDSVARINATATYEEKGSLAGVVKEVCGTRPTIETASAPQYAQEGSAQSLLGDAPVKDKIALVGTSFSDRYQRDAYQVADALAFMMDASVDNFSATGGGLVGSMEAFIRTGALKNGSYKTVVWETPYSAPLTYVDGLRQILGALQMTGEQAQVGTLEANIGKDWVGLDHSFLVSDVRSLEIETGDINSGQLIVELVNVDGGKIRTKLVKTDRVSAELRSNKWTISLSGMPADQIARIKLRLPKESKQVVAKIHFFN, encoded by the coding sequence ATGAACCGTACACTGACACATCTAATACTTGCAGCGACCATGGCATATGCAGCGCCGGCAAGTGCGGCACCTTTTTGCGCCGACCTGGGTATCCAAGATCAACTGCCCAAGAAGTATCAAAAACGTGGACCGTTCTATTCGGACGTTTCTACGGGCTGGATTATCGGCCATGATCAGCTGAAGGATAAATACGCCGTTACGGATGAAACGACTGCAATGTGGCAAAATATTAAAGCGGAATTTGACAAGCACGGTGTTGAATTGGTTGTTATGGCCGCGCCGCCAAGGCCCTTGTTCGCATCTGACGAAGCAATCGATGCGATGGGGCTACCCAATGACGTAGACCTGTCTGAAATCAAAACTGGGTTCAGCGCCTATATTGCGGCCCTAAACTCTGCAGGTATCACTGCGCCTGATTTGTCTGTTATTGCGGATAGTCCAACAGCCGAAGAGTTCTACTTTGCTCGGGATACACATTGGACACCAACGGGCGCGGCGTTGTCGGCAGCACATCTAAACGCAGCAATGCGCAACGGATCTGTCCAAGACAGCGTGGCGCGGATCAACGCGACCGCCACCTATGAGGAAAAAGGGTCTTTGGCTGGTGTGGTAAAAGAGGTTTGCGGGACCCGTCCTACAATCGAAACGGCATCTGCGCCACAATACGCCCAAGAGGGTTCGGCGCAATCATTGCTAGGTGACGCTCCCGTGAAAGATAAGATCGCATTGGTGGGCACCAGCTTTTCTGACCGTTACCAGCGAGACGCTTATCAAGTTGCGGATGCTCTGGCGTTCATGATGGATGCATCGGTCGACAACTTTTCTGCCACAGGTGGCGGTCTGGTTGGATCAATGGAAGCGTTCATCCGCACTGGTGCATTGAAAAACGGAAGCTACAAGACAGTCGTCTGGGAAACTCCGTACTCGGCGCCCCTGACCTACGTTGATGGGTTGCGCCAAATCTTGGGCGCGCTGCAAATGACAGGCGAGCAAGCCCAGGTTGGCACATTAGAAGCCAATATCGGAAAAGATTGGGTTGGTCTTGATCACAGCTTCCTGGTCTCGGACGTACGTAGTCTTGAGATTGAGACCGGTGACATCAATTCAGGTCAATTGATTGTCGAGTTAGTCAATGTCGATGGTGGAAAAATACGGACAAAACTGGTTAAAACAGACCGAGTATCAGCGGAGCTGCGCAGCAACAAATGGACAATTTCCTTGAGTGGAATGCCTGCAGATCAGATTGCCCGCATCAAGTTGCGCCTACCAAAAGAGAGCAAGCAAGTGGTTGCAAAAATTCACTTTTTCAACTGA